Proteins encoded together in one Papaver somniferum cultivar HN1 unplaced genomic scaffold, ASM357369v1 unplaced-scaffold_21, whole genome shotgun sequence window:
- the LOC113339573 gene encoding uncharacterized protein LOC113339573, with protein sequence MKKLLEAFRIRHKVSTPYYPQVNGQAESTNKILLGILSRSLYDNKKVWHEELPLALMAYRIVKRTSTGSSPYSLVYGDDAIISAEVIIALARILSASGVDLDGQRILSLDMIDERRDIAERRSQQYLDRQARFYNQHVKERHLEKGELVLPIAPYVQREGSAGKFAPNWEGPFRIHKVGGSGYYKLEHADSTKIKGK encoded by the coding sequence ATGAAGAAACTCCTAGAAGCTTTCCGAATCAGACACAAGGTTTCAACTCCCTATTACCCACAGGTAAATGGACAGGCAGAGTCCACAAACAAGATATTACTCGGGATCTTGAGCAGAAGTCTCTACGACAATAAAAAGGTCTGGCACGAAGAACTCCCGCTTGCACTAATGGCATATCGAATCGTTAAACGAACATCAACAGGATCCTCACCATACAGTCTGGTATATGGCGACGATGCTATTATATCCGCGGAAGTAATCATAGCTTTAGCAAGAATACTGTCAGCAAGTGGGGTCGACCTCGACGGTCAACGCATCCTATCATTGGACATGATAGATGAGCGCCGAGACATTGCCGAAAGAAGGTCTCAGCAATATCTTGATCGCCAAGCAAGATTTTATAATCAACATGTCAAAGAAAGGCATTTAGAAAAGGGGGAACTAGTACTCCCTATAGCCCCGTATGTCCAAAGGGAAGGCAGCGCTGGAAAATTCGCCCCGAACTGGGAAGGGCCCTTTCGAATCCACAAAGTTGGGGGGTCTGGATACTATAAGCTGGAGCATGCCGATAGCACCAAGATCAAAGGCAAATGA